In Pseudomonas sp. MYb327, one DNA window encodes the following:
- a CDS encoding DUF1329 domain-containing protein, with protein sequence MKSVKSLLAAISLMALAIDAHAYVSNREAARLDTVLTGVGAEKAGNADGSIPPYSGGLTTAPSSFKTGDSMRPDPFAHEKPLLSINGKNVDAYKDMLSATTVALAKRYPGFRVDVYPTHRTASLPQAVLDNSRKNATNARAINGGIAIDNVMPGVPFPIPQSGAEAMWNFLLRYQGVNIHSKYDSWNVDTAGVPSLAVTGEAFVSFPIYENMSKPFNSSDIYYQLKLSYTGPARRAGESIMLKNATNATEFPGRAWQYMPAQRRVKQISILAYDTPNPGTARALELYDWTLVGKREMIVPYNTYKLTYARDAKSLTTPDFISPDFVRWEKHRVYVVEGNLKPGAKHIYQKRRFYLDEDTWAALASDQYDTRGQLYRGSFAFFSQSYDKQVPDATPFMTYDLSKGTYNINGVVGPHGGIRYIEPLSTAQWVPESMAGTGIR encoded by the coding sequence ATGAAATCCGTGAAAAGTCTGCTGGCTGCCATTTCCCTCATGGCGCTGGCCATCGATGCCCACGCCTATGTATCGAATCGGGAAGCCGCCCGGCTCGACACCGTCCTGACGGGAGTGGGTGCCGAAAAGGCCGGCAACGCCGATGGCTCGATTCCGCCCTACAGCGGTGGCCTGACTACCGCCCCCTCCAGTTTCAAGACCGGCGACAGCATGCGCCCCGACCCCTTCGCGCACGAAAAACCGTTGCTGTCGATCAATGGCAAGAACGTCGATGCGTACAAGGACATGCTGAGCGCCACCACCGTAGCATTGGCCAAGCGCTACCCCGGTTTTCGCGTCGACGTGTATCCGACTCATCGCACAGCGTCGCTGCCACAAGCGGTACTGGACAACAGCCGCAAGAATGCCACCAACGCCAGGGCCATCAACGGCGGGATCGCCATCGACAATGTGATGCCCGGGGTGCCGTTCCCGATCCCGCAATCCGGCGCCGAGGCGATGTGGAATTTCCTGCTGCGCTACCAGGGCGTCAACATCCACTCCAAGTACGACTCCTGGAACGTCGACACGGCGGGCGTACCAAGCCTGGCGGTCACCGGCGAGGCATTCGTTTCCTTCCCGATTTACGAGAACATGTCAAAGCCGTTCAACAGCTCGGACATTTATTATCAGTTGAAACTGTCCTATACCGGGCCGGCGCGCCGAGCCGGCGAGTCGATCATGCTCAAGAACGCCACCAATGCCACGGAGTTTCCTGGCCGTGCCTGGCAGTACATGCCGGCACAGCGGAGGGTCAAACAGATTTCGATCCTGGCCTATGACACCCCCAACCCCGGCACCGCCCGAGCATTGGAGCTGTATGACTGGACGCTGGTCGGCAAGCGGGAAATGATCGTGCCCTACAACACCTACAAACTCACCTACGCCCGCGACGCAAAGTCACTGACCACCCCTGACTTCATTTCCCCGGATTTCGTACGCTGGGAAAAACACCGGGTCTACGTCGTGGAGGGAAACCTCAAGCCTGGTGCCAAGCACATCTACCAGAAGCGCCGCTTTTACCTCGATGAAGATACCTGGGCAGCGCTGGCTTCCGATCAGTACGACACCCGTGGCCAGTTGTATCGTGGATCCTTCGCTTTTTTCAGCCAGAGCTATGACAAGCAAGTCCCGGACGCCACCCCTTTCATGACTTACGACTTGTCGAAAGGCACCTACAACATCAATGGCGTGGTGGGACCTCATGGCGGCATCCGCTACATCGAACCGCTATCAACGGCGCAGTGGGTGCCGGAGTCCATGGCGGGCACCGGTATTCGCTAG
- a CDS encoding nuclear transport factor 2 family protein, with translation MTTTAVKTELLALEHERRRALVEEDYPRVAELFADDLVYVHTTGLVQGKADYLEYAKSAVQYLDIERGELLIRFYGEHLAVMTGTQCNTLRKRGGDQSIRGDGFATQVWTRGTEGWQISSFHGTRAPN, from the coding sequence ATGACCACTACAGCCGTAAAAACTGAACTTCTGGCGCTTGAACACGAGCGCCGCCGGGCGTTGGTTGAAGAAGACTACCCACGCGTCGCCGAGTTGTTTGCCGATGACCTGGTGTATGTACACACCACGGGGTTGGTGCAAGGCAAGGCGGACTACCTGGAGTACGCAAAAAGCGCCGTGCAGTACCTGGACATTGAGCGAGGCGAGTTGCTGATCCGTTTCTACGGCGAACACCTGGCAGTCATGACCGGCACGCAATGCAACACGCTGCGCAAGCGCGGCGGCGACCAATCGATCCGCGGTGACGGATTTGCCACGCAGGTCTGGACGCGTGGCACTGAGGGCTGGCAGATCAGCTCGTTCCATGGAACACGTGCGCCTAACTGA
- a CDS encoding response regulator, with translation MNLDLLLTDIGLPGMMNGISLAAELKLKYPGLKVLFITGFAGGSSLVSVDATTRVLAKPFSLNELSSRVHALIRLDS, from the coding sequence ATGAATCTGGATTTACTCCTGACCGATATCGGCTTGCCAGGAATGATGAACGGTATCAGCCTGGCCGCCGAGCTCAAGCTCAAATACCCTGGGCTCAAGGTGCTCTTCATCACCGGTTTCGCGGGCGGGTCCAGCCTCGTTTCGGTGGATGCGACTACGCGCGTCCTGGCCAAACCCTTCAGCCTGAATGAACTCAGTTCACGCGTACACGCGCTGATCCGACTGGATTCATGA
- a CDS encoding LysR family transcriptional regulator → MRYRRLDLNLLVALDALLSECSVSRAAERLCLGQSATSSALGRLREHFNDPLLVQVGRRLEPTALGLELAPKVHEALALTREIVDAPVHFDPASCARQFTLVASDFVAGVLFPKVSLELARVAPGVRLSLRDLPVPRDGDVVSEALDYRRSDCVIVPQRRLNPAYPHAPLLSDQLCCIVCAQQPQYAEGLSLTQYCAAEHVVREFADGRNLAMDAMHLHELGVHRRVAVALESFALMPEFIVGTARIATVFRRQAQRFAQHYSLRIHPAPLAFPDAVQVLQWHPYQERDPAMMWFRGLMLEQAASLDQLAG, encoded by the coding sequence ATGCGGTATCGACGTCTCGACCTGAACCTGCTGGTGGCCCTGGATGCCTTGTTGAGCGAATGCAGCGTCAGCAGGGCGGCCGAGCGTTTGTGCCTCGGCCAGTCGGCGACCAGTTCGGCGCTTGGACGTTTGCGTGAGCATTTCAATGATCCGTTGCTGGTTCAGGTGGGGCGGCGTCTGGAGCCCACGGCGTTGGGGCTGGAGCTTGCGCCCAAGGTGCATGAAGCGCTCGCGTTGACGCGAGAGATTGTCGACGCACCGGTGCATTTCGACCCCGCCAGCTGCGCTCGGCAATTCACCTTGGTAGCTTCCGATTTCGTGGCCGGGGTGCTGTTTCCGAAGGTCAGTCTTGAGTTGGCGCGCGTCGCACCGGGTGTGCGATTGAGCCTGCGCGACTTGCCGGTGCCACGCGATGGTGATGTGGTCAGCGAAGCGCTCGACTATCGCCGCAGCGATTGTGTGATCGTGCCGCAACGCCGGTTGAACCCTGCTTACCCGCATGCTCCTTTATTGAGCGACCAGTTGTGTTGCATCGTCTGCGCACAGCAGCCGCAGTACGCCGAGGGTTTGAGCCTCACTCAATACTGCGCAGCCGAGCATGTGGTTCGTGAGTTTGCCGACGGTCGCAACCTGGCGATGGATGCCATGCATCTGCATGAACTGGGCGTTCATCGGCGGGTGGCGGTGGCCCTCGAAAGCTTCGCGCTGATGCCGGAATTCATCGTTGGCACGGCGCGGATCGCCACCGTGTTTCGCCGCCAGGCGCAGCGTTTTGCCCAGCATTATTCGTTGCGTATTCATCCCGCACCGCTGGCCTTTCCGGACGCCGTGCAGGTGCTGCAATGGCATCCGTATCAGGAGCGAGATCCAGCGATGATGTGGTTTCGCGGCCTGATGCTGGAGCAGGCCGCGTCGCTGGATCAACTCGCTGGCTGA
- a CDS encoding amidohydrolase family protein: protein MNALHLKCQTLFDGTGLQTRQQQTLVVENGLLTYVGPTAMAPQPQPGAAVVDAGDNFVMPGLVDVHTHLAFGNAQSEEDIDIWTSDEFRALRGMFFAQHVLAAGVTSMVCPGDSGQLSIAVRNAIGAGLFEGPRIAASSRVITNRQSLNDWFPSRVGAPEYFTARLVTSRSEALAEIRKQAKDGVDLIKIAMDGTHRRPNGEIIAAFTAEETYEMVEEAHRLGCKVATHAYGREAVMYAARAGVDLVFHAFYMDDACIEALLEAGSILAPTMTFPQNTVDFCQPHDPAITTGYAGYCARTLDVGSAVLKRAKAAGVPFACGSDSGFAVTPYGEWHARELELLVTRLSFTPAEALYAATAVGARCMPRGETIGSLEVGKQADFLLLDGSPLQDIRILQDRSRLKAVYKAGQPVRLERSPYNPKQVSDFNSLKWTDLYTRDRVAQLGKWAV, encoded by the coding sequence ATGAATGCCCTGCACCTGAAATGCCAGACCTTGTTCGACGGTACCGGCCTGCAAACCCGTCAACAGCAAACCCTGGTCGTGGAAAACGGCCTGCTGACGTATGTCGGTCCGACCGCCATGGCGCCGCAGCCGCAACCGGGAGCCGCCGTTGTGGACGCCGGCGATAACTTTGTCATGCCGGGTCTGGTGGATGTGCATACCCATTTGGCCTTCGGAAACGCGCAGAGCGAAGAAGACATCGATATCTGGACCAGCGACGAATTCCGTGCGCTGCGCGGCATGTTCTTCGCCCAACATGTACTGGCCGCCGGTGTGACCAGCATGGTCTGCCCGGGTGACAGCGGCCAACTGAGCATCGCGGTGCGCAATGCGATCGGCGCAGGGTTGTTCGAGGGCCCGCGCATCGCCGCCAGCAGCCGGGTCATTACCAATCGACAGAGCCTGAACGACTGGTTCCCCAGCCGCGTGGGTGCTCCGGAATACTTCACCGCGCGCCTGGTCACCAGCCGTAGCGAAGCCTTGGCAGAAATCCGCAAGCAGGCGAAGGATGGCGTCGACCTGATCAAGATCGCCATGGACGGCACCCACCGCCGCCCGAACGGCGAAATCATCGCCGCGTTCACCGCCGAAGAAACCTACGAAATGGTTGAGGAAGCCCATCGACTGGGCTGCAAAGTCGCCACCCACGCCTATGGCCGCGAGGCGGTGATGTACGCGGCACGCGCCGGGGTCGATCTGGTCTTCCACGCCTTTTACATGGACGACGCCTGTATCGAGGCTCTGCTCGAAGCTGGCAGTATTCTCGCGCCGACCATGACCTTCCCGCAGAACACCGTGGACTTTTGTCAGCCTCATGACCCGGCCATCACCACCGGATATGCCGGTTACTGCGCACGCACGCTGGACGTCGGTTCGGCGGTGCTCAAGCGCGCCAAAGCCGCCGGCGTGCCTTTCGCCTGTGGCAGTGACAGCGGATTTGCGGTGACACCTTATGGCGAATGGCATGCGCGCGAGCTGGAACTGCTGGTCACTCGCCTGAGCTTCACACCCGCCGAAGCGTTGTATGCCGCCACCGCCGTCGGTGCGCGTTGCATGCCGCGCGGTGAGACCATCGGCTCACTGGAAGTCGGCAAGCAAGCGGATTTCCTGCTGCTCGACGGCTCGCCTTTGCAGGACATTCGCATCCTTCAAGACCGCTCGCGCCTCAAAGCCGTGTACAAGGCCGGCCAGCCGGTACGCCTGGAACGCAGCCCCTATAACCCCAAGCAAGTGTCTGATTTCAACTCATTGAAATGGACGGATCTGTATACACGCGACCGGGTCGCCCAATTGGGCAAGTGGGCCGTATGA
- a CDS encoding transposase, with protein MPDLPHANRLRAGRYSQSGQIYLLTAVTRNREPLFTNWPTGRFLVRQFQQAQADDLADSLAWVVMPDHFHWLIELKHSTLPGLMLATKSRSARAINAHLGRAGCLWQKGFHDRAIRYEEDLLATARYVIANPIRAGLVRRVHDYPLWDAKWL; from the coding sequence ATGCCTGATCTTCCCCACGCCAATCGCTTGCGCGCCGGGCGCTATTCCCAATCCGGGCAAATTTACCTACTAACCGCCGTAACACGGAATCGCGAACCGCTATTCACCAATTGGCCGACAGGTCGGTTCTTGGTAAGGCAATTTCAACAGGCACAGGCTGACGACCTTGCGGACTCGCTGGCCTGGGTGGTCATGCCTGACCATTTCCATTGGTTAATTGAGCTGAAACACAGCACCTTGCCGGGATTGATGCTGGCCACCAAATCACGCAGCGCACGAGCAATCAATGCCCATTTAGGGCGGGCAGGATGTCTATGGCAAAAAGGCTTCCACGACCGCGCCATTCGCTACGAAGAGGATTTACTGGCAACTGCGCGTTACGTCATCGCCAACCCTATACGCGCCGGTCTTGTCAGGCGTGTACATGATTACCCATTGTGGGACGCCAAATGGCTGTAG
- a CDS encoding prolyl oligopeptidase family serine peptidase, protein MFRYFPTNYVWNLSVNLAIEMGARIGEIEEMCAPLQEAAQQPDAAGTKAFRETWAKMADKLCGLAEEDESNGRYLSAGEKYNRAATYYLTCERLQAHGAPGRTELYQRFLQTFKRGLELSRENCERVEIPYEGKHISGLLVRAEGVNGPAPILVQVNGLDSTKEMKYRVGLPAWLAKRGISSLIIDQPGTGEALRLHNLTARYDSEHWASRVVDWLETRSDVDAKRIGLEGVSLGGYYCPRAVAFEPRFACGVVWGANHDWRDVQKRRLEKEGSFPVPHYWAHVQWVWGAKDMDEFMAIAENVHLDGVLDRIKVPFLVTHGEKDSQIPLKWAHRTYEQLVNSPKRELKIFTEREGGVQHSSFDNSINAGQYIADWVAEALGGRTA, encoded by the coding sequence ATGTTCCGCTACTTTCCAACCAATTATGTGTGGAATCTCTCTGTCAACCTGGCCATCGAGATGGGCGCCCGCATAGGCGAAATCGAAGAGATGTGTGCGCCATTGCAGGAAGCCGCCCAGCAGCCCGACGCCGCTGGAACCAAGGCGTTTCGCGAAACCTGGGCGAAGATGGCCGACAAACTCTGCGGCCTGGCCGAGGAAGACGAAAGCAATGGCCGATACCTGTCCGCCGGCGAAAAATATAACCGCGCGGCCACTTACTACCTGACCTGCGAACGCCTTCAGGCCCATGGCGCTCCGGGCCGCACCGAGCTGTACCAGCGCTTTTTGCAGACCTTCAAACGCGGGCTCGAACTGTCGCGGGAAAACTGCGAGCGCGTTGAAATCCCTTATGAAGGCAAACATATTTCCGGCCTGCTGGTGCGTGCCGAAGGCGTAAACGGCCCGGCTCCGATCCTGGTTCAGGTCAACGGACTGGATTCGACCAAGGAAATGAAATATCGCGTCGGCCTGCCGGCCTGGCTGGCAAAACGCGGCATCTCGTCATTGATCATCGACCAGCCCGGCACGGGTGAGGCGCTGCGCCTGCATAACCTGACTGCCCGTTATGACAGCGAGCACTGGGCGAGCCGCGTGGTCGACTGGCTGGAAACCCGCAGCGACGTGGATGCCAAGCGCATTGGCCTGGAGGGTGTCTCCCTCGGCGGTTATTACTGCCCGCGCGCGGTGGCCTTCGAGCCACGGTTTGCCTGCGGTGTGGTCTGGGGCGCAAACCATGACTGGCGTGATGTGCAAAAGCGTCGCCTGGAAAAAGAAGGCAGCTTCCCCGTCCCGCACTATTGGGCCCACGTGCAGTGGGTGTGGGGTGCAAAAGACATGGATGAGTTCATGGCCATCGCCGAAAACGTCCACCTGGACGGCGTGCTGGATCGCATCAAGGTGCCGTTCCTGGTGACCCACGGTGAAAAGGATTCGCAGATCCCGCTGAAGTGGGCACATCGTACGTATGAGCAACTGGTCAACAGCCCGAAACGCGAGCTGAAAATCTTCACCGAACGCGAAGGCGGCGTGCAGCATTCCAGTTTCGATAACAGCATCAATGCCGGTCAGTACATTGCCGACTGGGTTGCTGAAGCTCTGGGTGGCCGCACTGCCTGA
- a CDS encoding heme-binding protein → MQTLDLLTATQIASNAIRIAQETGIKPLAAAVLDAAGHPLAVLRDEQASFLRPQIATGKARGCLGMGFGGRELARRAQAMPAFFDAINSLTGGEVIPVAGGVLIRNAEGKILGAIGISGDTSDNDERCAVQAIVQAGLLADTGDQPAS, encoded by the coding sequence GTGCAAACACTTGATCTACTCACCGCGACCCAAATCGCCAGCAATGCGATCCGAATCGCTCAAGAAACCGGGATCAAACCGTTGGCCGCCGCCGTGCTGGACGCGGCGGGTCATCCACTGGCGGTCCTGCGAGATGAACAGGCCAGTTTCCTTCGTCCGCAAATCGCTACCGGCAAAGCCCGTGGCTGCCTGGGAATGGGTTTCGGCGGACGGGAACTGGCACGGCGTGCGCAAGCCATGCCGGCGTTCTTCGATGCCATCAACAGCCTGACGGGTGGCGAGGTCATTCCGGTGGCGGGAGGTGTGCTGATACGCAATGCCGAGGGGAAGATTCTCGGCGCCATCGGCATCAGCGGCGACACCTCGGACAATGATGAACGCTGCGCTGTGCAGGCCATCGTCCAGGCCGGTCTGCTGGCCGATACCGGTGATCAGCCAGCGAGTTGA